The Ascaphus truei isolate aAscTru1 chromosome 14, aAscTru1.hap1, whole genome shotgun sequence genome segment ttgttggcggaggaaattgtagaaaatcgcgccaataacagccgctagatggcgatcgcgcctttctgaatttggatatttttaacactggcgagatgtaggttctcgccagccgcgcggcgagatttataaatagaaaaaaaaatggcgtttTTCCTACCtcaccattttctgctgttttctgtgcGAATTTCACCAAAAAATGGCGATATTTgctatagcgctgctctctgcatgaggcccttagagctTATATTTACTTACCTGGCTTTTCAGGCGAGATGTAGAATAATCTCATGGACAGATTTGAACATGGGACCTTCAGTGTTATATCCCAAAGAAACGGCCGCGGGCTGAGCTGTTCCTCATGTTCTAGATCAGcgggtgctcaactccactccGTAGGGGCAAGTAACAGGTCAGTTATTAAGGATAATCCGGCTTCAGTAAAGGCggttcaatcaaaatgactgagccactgattgagccatctgtgctgaagcagggatatccttaaaacctgaactgttggtggcccttgaggactggagttaagccccCTAGTTCTAGATTCTAAGTCTAAAGGTTCACAAGCAGGAACCCTGAATTACCCTAGTTTATGCTCACTATCGTGCTGAATAATTCGAAGCACATTTCCCACTCTCCATTTAAATATAAAACCAGGACGGGGACATTTCttttcccccccattttttttagaCGCTGGAAGATTAGGGGTACAGAGGATTTCCCATAATGTATGTAGAAAGAGAAATGGTATATTTTCTTGAAATAGTGTTTCTTCCATTTTTCCAGGCAAAGGAGAAGAATCGTACCCGGATCTCCTGGCTTTGGTTATCGCCGTCGTGGTAACAATAATCGTGGCACTTGGGGTGAAGAACTCTGTTGGTTTTAACAATGTACTGAATGTCGTTAACCTGGCGGTGTGGGTGTTTATCATGATAGCTGGTCTTTTCTTCGTCAATGGCAAGAACTGGTCAGATGGGCAGTTTCTGGCTCACGGATGGTCTGGGGTAGGTGTCTTCTTATGAAATGTTTTGCTAATTAGAGCCAGGCCCGTCCCTAGGCATACTTCAGGTACGGCACCGCCTAGGGGCAGCATGTCTCCGGGGGGTAGCCACTCCTGGCGACACTACTTTTTAATaggtggaaagcagggggtctctggagttgcaccatgttaatttcagctccggggaccccctgcttctagagatactcaCCTCCTCCGTAGGTGGTTCCGGTATCTCCTTCATGTGTTAAAggtcccgtgtcacgtgagccaataggaagccgtaaggggtgatgtcgtggcttcctattggctcacaagacaggagctttaaacaCCGGCAGCCTCTTCAGagctaagtatctctggaagcaggggtccccgaagctgaaattaccGGGGTTCAtctctggggacctcctgcttctaaCCTAGGGGGAATAAAAcaaattgggggaggggggaaacggggGAAGGGGCAACCTTAATGGTGCTTCCCTGCGGGGGGCATATAACCTAGCTACGGGCCTGACTACAGCACTGTTTTAAGGTCATTTTTCTCATAGACAATGGACAAAAGAGCATTTGAAAGATTGAGACTTAACATAAGGTTTATActtgtaataataatattatttgtctttataatgtatatttatttacatcATATTGATTCCCCGAGGTATGatattatacagttacatgtTGATATTATCATCTCGTGTAACATTTGGGATTTGCAGGACTTCGTCTGAATTGATGTGTTTCTGCTTATTCTTTGCACCTCGCCATCTTTTTGGGCCCCACCGAGACTGGTTTTCATCCCAGGATAATCTGAGGCCGAAAACCTTTCAGTTggtgaaacaaacaaaaacatcATCCAGAATATAAACTGTCCCATGCCAGATATGTCTCTACGTAGGAATAAGTACGACAGTTTGTAGCAAAGAAAAGTATTGATGGGATTATTGTACCCTTTGGACTCCAATCCATGATATCTACAGCCTTGCTACATTACAAGTTCCTACTTACCCTTATATGATGATAAAAGAGGGCCTTATTTACTAAGTAGCGCTATGCCATAAGACCCCTTACAGTGCAAAAAGAGACCTTATAGCAGGGATTCTcgactccagtcctgaagaccccccaacaagtcaggttttcaggatatccctgcttcagcacaggtggctcattgattgagccatctgtgctgaagcagggatatcctgaaaacctgacctgttgggggggatctTGGGGACTGATGTCGAGAACCCTTGCCTTATGGAGTGGGCAGTAAGGTGTCTTTCAGCACCAGCAGATCACTTATGTTATAGCAGCGTTTACTAGATATGGGCCATAATATTAGGGGTCCCCAAACGAAGGTGAAACGGTAAACATTTTGCTTTTCAATTTAAAAGCGTTGCAGCATCAGACGTCATTTAAAACAGTTCAGTTACCCTCCTACTTTGCAGCTAAGAGCTGCTGTTTTTAAATGGCCCCTGATATATGTCTGTCCACGTAAATGTggtcattaaagctgcagacaaagcaatatcctacgtgtggtttttgttttttttaaacactgaatgacatttttaatgtattttaatgcaggggggcgcaaacttttttccctgcgcccccctgacggctgtcccctcactcccgtgagcaacgtgacgtcacatgacctcgcagcgtcattttgacgccgcgttgccatggcgccgcagggaggaagccgccggagccacggtaagttaggtttacagaggccctgcagctcccccggcacttaatttaagtgccttcgggaagcgcgcggggcctctgtaaaccccgcgccccccgtcggcagtgtcgcgccccccctgggggtcgcgccccacagtttgcgcaccgctgttttaATGtaccaagcattttttgtttctatagcaaccatttacaaagtcacatccctttcctcttctgaaacaggctctcgccccgccctctctctagcagtgcatctagtgactgcctggtcacatggtcttccccactgaactttgcatccttggtcctcttctgctgcactgactgccATCTAGTGaaccccccaagccgaatcttcgccgatcaatcacaggcgAACAGATCGTttgacaacttagctaattacttatcatggtgtggattgtattaatgcacatattaaatggggggaaaaaataataaaaattttgCAAAACGGCAGCTTGACCTGCTGCTTTAAGGACGATATTCACTAATCTCGAATACAATGTATCGCACTGCGACCCTGCATTAAATGCCATTCAAAGCAGTGCTAGTTAACTCAGGATAGCAGCGTGACGCTCCGCGTTGGCGCTGAGTGATTATCAGCGTGAATGTTTACTCGATTTCGGAATTACGGATTTATTGCATTGCTCTGTACATAATCTCTCAGAAGCATTTATCATGCGGAAAACAATAAGACATTATGGTTTGGTCATTTTCCAATCTAATATCTCGGAGAAACAAATGTTTAATGACTTGTCATGTTCTGCGCGTTGTTCTGTCTGATTGCAGGGCCATTTAATGATTCCATGAATATTGCTTCCAGGTACTGAAAGGCGCCGCCACTTGCTTTTACGCGTTCATTGGGTTTGACATCATTGCAACGACCGGGGAGGAAGCAAAGAGCCCCAATACCTCCATCCCATACGCCATCACCGCGTCCCTGATCACCTGTTTAACAGCATATGTatctgtaagtactgtatgtgtaatgaCACGTGTTAGTGATATTAGTTCCTTCATGGCCAACACCATACCTACTCTTCCCAATTTATTAATAGATATTATTTTCCCCGTTGGCTTGTATGTTCCAGAAATGCATCTCTTTTACACATCGTGACGTCTTGTAAATATTCAAAGAAATAAATAATGTTGCCTTCTGGAAGGATGTTGAAATGTTGATGGGACAGTACAACAATATAGGGGGGTTCCTAGACGATCAAGATAGTAATTGTGCATAAAAATAGGACACATTTTTCTCTTATACCCATTTATTAAAGGAGAGATACAGCATAGCCATGGGTTAACGACTAGTAGCTTTGGGCTGAATATGGAAACAAGCTATAAAAACATCGGTGACATCTAAATATGTCCTCTTCTCGGCTACCACTGAATATGGGGGAAGAAGAAGTTTGCCTCCATGAAGAACCTCTCGGTGTATTTACATTTCTAACCTTACTTTTCTTTGTCTTTACAGGTTAGTGTTATATTAACATTGATGGTACCATACTACATGATTGATACAGAATCCCCACTAATGGAAATGTTCGTGGCCCATGGATTTTATGCTGCTAAATACATTGTTGCCATTGGATCTGTAGCGGGGCTAACTGTGAGCTTGTTTGGCTCATTGTTTCCTATGCCTAGAGTTATTTATGCAATGGCTGGTGACGGGCTTTTGTTCAGGTCAGTATCATGTGTTGTAAGTTATATATTAACCTTACTGAAACTTGCCTGCTCCTGAATTACCGTATGACACATGCATTGTGTTTTCATGTGGCCCTAACATGTCTCCATTGTATTTTTAGGTTCTTGGCCCATGTCAGTTCCTACACAGAAACTCCAGTGGTGGCTTGTATTGTCTCTGGATTCCTAGCCGCACTTCTGTCCCTGTTGGTCAGCCTTCGGGACCTCATAGAAATGATGTCCATCGGCACTCTCTTGGCGTATACCTTGGTGTCTGTTTGTGTCTTACTATTGCGTTACCAGCCCGAGAGTGACATCGATGGCTTTGTCAAGTTCCTTTCTGAAGAGCACACCAAGAAGAAAGACGGTATCCTTGCTGACTGTGAGAaggaagtttgttccccagtgAGTAACGGAGAGGAATTCAGTGGGCCAGCAACTAACACGTGTGGTGCAAAGAATTTACCTTCCCTGGGAGACAATGAAATGCTTATCGGCAAATCTGATAAGTCCAACTACAATATAAACCACCCGAATTATGGAACAGTCGATATGACATCGGGAATAGAAGCAGATGAGTCTGAAAACATCTATCTTATCAAGCTGAAGAAACTTCTAGGCCCGCGATATTATACAATGAGGATTCGCCTTGGCTTGCCTGGGAAGATGGATCGCCCAACTGTTGCTACTGGTCATACCGTCACCATCTGTGTTCTGCTCCTTTTTATCTTGATATTCATCTTCTGCTCTTTCATTATATTTGCCGCGGACTATGTGTCTGACCAGGCTTGGTGGGCGATCCTCTTGGTCGTTTTGATGGTACTGCTGATCACCGCATTGGTCTTTGTAATCCTACAACAACCTGAAAACCCCAAAAAGTTGCCTTACATGGCACCGTGTGTGCCGTTTGTCCCTGCATTTGCCATGCTGGTGAACATCTATCTCATGCTGAAACTATCTTCTGTTACGTGGATCCGTTTTGCAGTCTGGTGTTTTGTTGGTAAGTTATTGATTGTTGTTAATGTTGATTATCAATCAGCAGAAGCCTTTGGTGTGATCGCATTGTTAAACCATAGCATAAGCTCTAGTACAAACTGAATCTCCTCAATCACTTTCTCATTGCCAACGGATGTAGTAGTTGTGTTGCTTTTGTGGGTTTATTTAGCAAGCTCAGGATAACTGTGCCTTGCAGCACCTGCTTACAATGAAGAAACTTGTTAGTCCCTTTTTGGCACGGTACATCGGCAGTAACACATGGTCAGACAAACTTGCCTATTGTGAGTTTTGTTTGTGTATAGGAAATGTAAAAACTTATGGGAACAAAATGATGTATATCCTACAGTAATGTTGTCATGCAAACCCTATTATATATTTACATAACCACACTCAGAATGGTTAAATGATGTATGGACGGACTCGCTCATCTTGTGTGAAGGTTAAACAGACAATTTTAAGAAGCTATGTTCATGTTCCAATTAACAAAAGCCCCACATTATAGAAGAGGATAGAATGTATCTGGCCAAGGACAGAACTGCAACAGTAAAAAGACGGCTTTTCTATGTATGAACTATAATATTACACGTTTATAAATCTTTCTATAGCGTGTAAGTCTCACAAACATGTCAGTGAGGTCATTCAGAAGGTTTCAAATGCCATAATCATTCATTATCAATTTATTAATTGCCATTGAAGTAAATAACCGTTCTTTGGCCCAGATTCACAGAGGTGTGGTATTTACTTGCGTTACTATGAAGGACGTTGGTGCTAATG includes the following:
- the SLC7A14 gene encoding solute carrier family 7 member 14, with amino-acid sequence MSRFFSYLDPRKVPWGATWHAINARILRTKPVESMLEGTGASGAHGTKLARILTTVDLVSLGVGSCVGTGMYVVSGLVAKEMAGPGVILSFIIAAVASILSGVCYAEFGVRVPKTTGSAYTYSYVTVGELVAFFIGWNLILEYLIGTAAGASALSSMCDSLANHTISHWMIERVGTLNGLGKGEESYPDLLALVIAVVVTIIVALGVKNSVGFNNVLNVVNLAVWVFIMIAGLFFVNGKNWSDGQFLAHGWSGVLKGAATCFYAFIGFDIIATTGEEAKSPNTSIPYAITASLITCLTAYVSVSVILTLMVPYYMIDTESPLMEMFVAHGFYAAKYIVAIGSVAGLTVSLFGSLFPMPRVIYAMAGDGLLFRFLAHVSSYTETPVVACIVSGFLAALLSLLVSLRDLIEMMSIGTLLAYTLVSVCVLLLRYQPESDIDGFVKFLSEEHTKKKDGILADCEKEVCSPVSNGEEFSGPATNTCGAKNLPSLGDNEMLIGKSDKSNYNINHPNYGTVDMTSGIEADESENIYLIKLKKLLGPRYYTMRIRLGLPGKMDRPTVATGHTVTICVLLLFILIFIFCSFIIFAADYVSDQAWWAILLVVLMVLLITALVFVILQQPENPKKLPYMAPCVPFVPAFAMLVNIYLMLKLSSVTWIRFAVWCFVGLLIYFGYGMWNSTLEISAREEVLHQSTYQRYDVDDTFSVDGGFSHAPEEEDLPDLGSSEPKGYYQQAPEGKDSNRPTSRSKSKGKHKQDSHGLIANDELDCSPE